A stretch of the Massilia sp. W12 genome encodes the following:
- the rnr gene encoding ribonuclease R: MSYHKYAIPSREDILGILRLQRNPVNLDELSDALGVSSEIHDGLLRRLQAMQRDGQLRRDKRGLYSLVEQNDFIAGRISSHRDGFGFLLPDDGSDDVFLPEREMQKVLHGDQVLVRVTGMDRKGRPEGTIVEVTARANTHVIGRLLQDNGVWLVAPEDKRIGQDILVYGSPGKARAGQIVSIELVEQPSRYTQPVGKIVEVLGEVDDPGMEIEIAVRKFGVPHVFSKGALKQAAALPEIVVPGDLTGRVDLRDVPLVTIDGEDARDFDDAVYCEPVKFARSNAWRLIVAIADVSHYVKPGAPLDHDALARSTSVYFPRRVIPMLPEKLSNGLCSLNPAVDRLTLVCDAVISAKGEVKAYQFYPAVIHSAARLTYTEVAAILGNSKGVEAEKRAAIVPQLNHLYGVFQALHKARAQRGAIEFETTETYIVCNANGKIEKILPRTRNDAHRLIEECMLAANVCAADFLLRNGQETVFRVHAGPSEEKLTLLRNFLQQLGLRLGGGEQPTARDYAELMEKIKPRPDAVLLQTMLLRSMQQAVYSPDNIGHFGLAFEAYAHFTSPIRRYPDLLTHRAIKAVLAGSHYQPQGIDAAALNTTMPGRGRNKGGKDGKENKDKPVQPGKPKHAEDDQHAIWEALGLHCSSNERRADEASRDVEAWLKCYFIRDKLGEEFSGTISGVTSFGVFVQLDALFIEGLVHISDLGHDYFVYDETRHDLRGENTGKRYQLTDRVTVQVSRVDLEARKIDLRLVEPGESAQDQERAGLARMRRKASVPQTRGNARVAKDEELFAAELPARRAKGGKSGKNGKTAARAVAKSPRKAAKSSKKR; encoded by the coding sequence TTCCAGTGAAATCCACGATGGTCTATTGCGCCGCTTGCAGGCAATGCAGCGCGATGGCCAGTTACGCCGCGATAAGCGCGGTCTGTACTCTTTAGTTGAACAGAATGACTTCATTGCCGGCCGCATCAGCAGCCACCGCGACGGCTTCGGCTTTTTGCTGCCCGACGACGGCAGCGATGATGTGTTTCTGCCGGAACGTGAAATGCAAAAAGTCTTGCACGGCGATCAGGTGCTGGTGCGGGTTACCGGCATGGACCGCAAAGGGCGGCCAGAGGGCACGATTGTCGAAGTCACGGCGCGCGCCAACACCCATGTGATTGGCCGTTTGCTGCAGGATAACGGGGTGTGGCTGGTGGCGCCGGAAGATAAGCGCATCGGGCAGGACATTCTTGTATATGGTTCGCCCGGCAAGGCGCGCGCCGGACAGATTGTCAGCATCGAGCTGGTTGAGCAGCCTTCGCGCTACACCCAGCCGGTCGGCAAAATTGTCGAAGTGCTGGGCGAGGTGGATGATCCGGGCATGGAAATTGAAATCGCGGTGCGCAAATTCGGCGTGCCGCATGTCTTTTCCAAAGGCGCGCTGAAGCAGGCCGCCGCGCTGCCGGAAATTGTCGTGCCGGGCGATTTGACGGGCCGGGTGGATTTGCGCGATGTGCCGCTGGTTACGATTGATGGCGAAGACGCGCGCGATTTTGACGATGCCGTCTATTGCGAACCGGTCAAATTTGCGCGCAGCAATGCCTGGCGTTTGATCGTCGCGATTGCGGATGTCAGCCACTATGTGAAACCGGGCGCGCCGCTGGATCACGATGCGCTGGCGCGCAGCACCTCGGTGTATTTCCCGCGCCGCGTGATTCCGATGCTGCCGGAAAAACTCTCAAATGGCCTGTGCTCGCTGAATCCGGCGGTGGACCGCTTAACCCTGGTGTGCGACGCAGTGATTTCGGCCAAGGGCGAAGTCAAGGCTTACCAGTTTTACCCGGCGGTGATTCATTCCGCCGCGCGCCTGACCTATACCGAAGTGGCTGCGATTTTGGGCAACAGCAAGGGTGTGGAAGCGGAAAAACGCGCCGCCATCGTGCCGCAGCTGAATCATTTGTACGGCGTATTCCAGGCCTTGCACAAGGCGCGTGCGCAACGCGGCGCGATCGAATTTGAAACCACCGAAACCTATATTGTCTGTAATGCGAACGGCAAGATTGAAAAAATTCTGCCGCGCACCCGCAATGACGCGCACCGCTTGATTGAGGAATGCATGCTGGCGGCGAATGTTTGCGCTGCCGATTTCCTGCTGCGCAACGGGCAGGAAACCGTGTTCCGGGTGCATGCCGGGCCATCTGAGGAAAAACTCACGCTCTTGCGCAACTTCCTGCAGCAATTGGGCTTGCGCTTGGGCGGCGGCGAGCAGCCCACGGCGCGCGACTATGCCGAATTGATGGAAAAAATCAAACCGCGCCCGGATGCAGTGTTGTTGCAAACCATGTTGCTGCGCTCGATGCAGCAGGCGGTGTACAGCCCGGACAATATCGGCCATTTCGGTCTGGCGTTTGAAGCGTATGCGCATTTCACCAGCCCGATCAGACGTTACCCCGATTTGCTCACGCACCGTGCGATCAAGGCCGTGCTGGCCGGCAGCCATTATCAGCCGCAGGGCATTGATGCGGCGGCTTTGAACACCACCATGCCGGGGCGCGGCAGAAACAAAGGCGGCAAAGACGGCAAAGAAAATAAAGACAAGCCCGTCCAGCCGGGTAAGCCGAAACACGCAGAGGACGATCAACACGCCATCTGGGAAGCGCTCGGTTTGCACTGTTCCTCGAATGAGCGGCGCGCGGACGAGGCCAGCCGCGATGTGGAAGCCTGGCTCAAGTGTTATTTCATCCGCGATAAACTCGGCGAGGAATTTTCCGGCACCATTTCCGGCGTCACCAGCTTTGGCGTGTTTGTTCAGCTGGATGCGCTGTTTATCGAGGGACTGGTGCACATTTCCGATTTGGGACATGACTATTTCGTGTATGACGAGACGCGCCATGATTTGCGCGGGGAAAACACCGGCAAGCGCTATCAGCTGACCGACCGGGTCACGGTGCAGGTCTCGCGCGTTGATCTGGAAGCGCGCAAAATTGATTTGCGACTGGTGGAGCCGGGCGAATCGGCGCAGGATCAGGAACGCGCCGGCCTGGCGCGCATGCGGCGGAAAGCCAGCGTGCCGCAAACCCGTGGCAACGCCCGCGTGGCCAAGGACGAAGAGCTGTTCGCAGCGGAATTGCCGGCGCGCCGCGCGAAAGGCGGCAAGAGCGGTAAAAATGGAAAAACGGCGGCGCGCGCGGTGGCTAAAAGCCCGCGCAAAGCGGCAAAAAGCAGTAAAAAGCGTTGA
- the cysE gene encoding serine O-acetyltransferase produces the protein MFSRIREDIANIMQRDPAARTAWEVLTCYPGLHALIMHRRANWCWRHGLKWLGRFISHLARVLTGIEIHPGATIGRRVFIDHGFGVVIGETAEIGDDCTIYQGVTLGGTSLTKGAKRHPTLEQGVIIGAGAQVLGGFTVGAYAKVGSNAVVVKPVPAGATAVGNPAHLVQKDQPKGDHAFVAYGVTGDDPMSKAMRGMLEQLALQEARINAMIAQMKAAGICCQEVPPPCQDFDAERISKMVD, from the coding sequence ATGTTCAGCCGCATCAGGGAAGATATCGCCAACATCATGCAACGCGACCCCGCCGCCCGTACGGCATGGGAAGTGTTGACGTGTTACCCGGGTTTGCACGCCTTGATTATGCACAGGCGCGCAAATTGGTGTTGGCGGCATGGGCTGAAGTGGCTGGGGCGCTTTATTTCCCACCTGGCGCGGGTCTTGACCGGGATTGAAATCCATCCCGGCGCCACCATTGGCCGCCGCGTGTTCATCGACCACGGCTTTGGCGTGGTGATCGGCGAGACGGCGGAAATCGGCGACGATTGCACTATTTACCAGGGCGTGACGCTGGGTGGCACCAGTCTGACCAAGGGCGCCAAGCGCCATCCGACGCTGGAGCAGGGGGTGATTATCGGCGCCGGCGCGCAAGTGCTGGGCGGCTTCACCGTCGGCGCTTACGCCAAAGTCGGCTCGAATGCGGTGGTGGTCAAGCCTGTCCCGGCAGGCGCGACGGCGGTGGGCAATCCTGCGCATCTGGTGCAAAAAGATCAACCCAAGGGCGATCATGCCTTTGTCGCTTATGGCGTGACCGGCGATGATCCGATGTCCAAGGCCATGCGCGGCATGCTGGAGCAATTGGCGCTGCAGGAAGCGCGCATCAACGCCATGATTGCGCAAATGAAGGCGGCTGGCATTTGCTGTCAGGAAGTGCCGCCGCCATGCCAGGATTTCGATGCCGAGCGCATCAGTAAAATGGTGGATTGA
- a CDS encoding TOMM precursor leader peptide-binding protein: MFFTDPALIPAFKPELRLHALDAARVILQSERKRNSLSAPHLRALLQAIDGQRSVQALLAGLDAPADTALAMLEQLAQAGYLLALDAQQAAQLQAAPQQIAFWNLLGADGMQAASRQPQVALHILPRAQGQTLAPELLRAQLQQAGLTLQQEARFVIVLCSDYLDPDLLRAAHELQAAGRVALPCKPNGAQALIGPLLHPQFGSCPHCLQFWIGHNRPLEKVLQRAPGAPQDLMEAPCAVTPHSLQAAYAMLAAAAAQLLHTQQDRIPLKDHLLAFDFASFTQQRQRLVARPQCPACGDAGWMARQAQQAPRLQHVGGQLLRDGGYRQRDPGATWEQYKHLVNPVCGPLAYLHPMPRRHSGLRKVYVAGYLVSPQQMPADNSFDKICAGKGQSDEQARASALCEALERYSGVYQGDELRRRASLADLRAEGAQALHFNELQQFSARQYAMREQINAATQDRRRQVPQVFTEETEIDWTPAWSLLTRSQVWLPLTYCYAEAPPASGSAYGIHNPNGAAAGNGLEEAILQAFLELVERDATAIWWYNRLALPQIDLASFGDPYFLRLQQEYAALGWRLWALDLTHDLGISVCAALAYKESSGRYAIGFGCHLSAHLALQRALTEVNQLFDPEDEKLQPWDATLLGDPAFLQGQGVHQAAQLPSCGGKDLLQDLEFCLDACRKAGLDFLLLDKTRPDIGLSVVQVAAPGLRHFWPRFDAGRLYDVPLAMGWRERALREEELNPAPLFL; encoded by the coding sequence ATGTTTTTCACCGATCCCGCCCTGATTCCCGCCTTCAAACCTGAGCTGCGCCTGCACGCCTTGGATGCGGCGCGCGTGATTTTGCAAAGTGAGCGCAAGCGCAACAGCTTAAGCGCGCCACATCTGCGCGCATTATTGCAAGCGATTGACGGCCAGCGCAGCGTGCAAGCGCTTCTGGCCGGACTGGATGCGCCGGCGGATACTGCGCTGGCCATGTTGGAACAGCTGGCGCAAGCCGGTTATTTGCTGGCGCTCGATGCGCAGCAGGCCGCGCAACTGCAAGCCGCGCCGCAGCAGATTGCATTCTGGAACCTGCTGGGTGCGGATGGCATGCAGGCCGCCAGCCGGCAGCCGCAAGTCGCTTTGCACATCCTGCCCCGGGCGCAGGGACAGACGCTGGCCCCTGAACTGTTGCGTGCGCAGTTACAGCAAGCCGGTTTGACGCTGCAGCAAGAGGCGCGCTTCGTGATTGTGTTGTGCAGCGATTATCTTGATCCCGATTTGCTGCGCGCAGCGCACGAGCTGCAGGCCGCCGGGCGCGTTGCCTTGCCCTGCAAACCGAATGGCGCACAAGCCTTGATCGGGCCGCTTTTGCATCCGCAATTCGGGTCTTGCCCGCATTGCCTGCAATTTTGGATAGGACATAACCGCCCGCTGGAAAAAGTTTTGCAACGCGCACCCGGCGCGCCGCAAGACCTAATGGAAGCGCCATGCGCCGTCACGCCGCACAGCCTGCAAGCCGCTTACGCCATGCTGGCGGCGGCGGCAGCGCAATTGCTGCACACCCAGCAAGACCGGATTCCGCTCAAAGATCATCTGCTGGCGTTTGATTTCGCCAGCTTTACGCAGCAGCGCCAGCGCCTGGTTGCGCGGCCCCAATGTCCGGCCTGCGGCGATGCCGGCTGGATGGCGCGCCAGGCGCAGCAGGCCCCGCGCCTGCAGCATGTGGGCGGGCAATTGCTGCGCGATGGCGGCTACCGCCAGCGCGACCCCGGCGCCACCTGGGAACAATACAAACATCTGGTCAATCCGGTATGCGGGCCGCTGGCCTATCTGCATCCGATGCCGCGCCGTCACAGCGGTTTGCGCAAAGTGTATGTGGCCGGCTATCTGGTCAGCCCGCAGCAGATGCCGGCAGACAACAGCTTCGATAAAATTTGCGCCGGCAAGGGACAGAGTGATGAGCAGGCCCGCGCCAGCGCACTGTGTGAAGCGCTGGAGCGTTACAGCGGGGTGTATCAGGGCGATGAGTTGCGCCGCCGCGCCAGTCTGGCCGACTTGCGTGCGGAAGGCGCTCAGGCGCTGCATTTTAATGAACTGCAGCAATTCAGCGCGCGCCAATATGCCATGCGCGAGCAAATCAATGCCGCCACCCAAGACCGCCGGCGCCAGGTGCCGCAGGTTTTCACCGAAGAGACCGAAATTGACTGGACGCCGGCCTGGTCGCTGCTGACGCGCAGCCAGGTTTGGTTGCCGCTGACCTATTGCTACGCTGAGGCGCCGCCCGCATCCGGCAGCGCCTACGGCATACACAATCCGAACGGCGCAGCCGCCGGCAATGGCTTGGAAGAAGCGATTTTGCAAGCCTTTTTGGAATTGGTGGAGCGCGACGCCACCGCGATCTGGTGGTACAACCGTCTGGCCCTGCCGCAAATTGATCTGGCCAGTTTTGGCGATCCCTATTTTCTGCGTTTGCAGCAGGAATATGCGGCGCTGGGCTGGCGCTTGTGGGCGCTGGATTTAACGCATGATCTGGGCATCTCCGTCTGTGCTGCGCTGGCGTATAAAGAAAGCAGCGGACGTTATGCCATCGGTTTCGGCTGTCATCTGAGCGCACATCTGGCCTTGCAGCGCGCCTTGACCGAAGTGAATCAGTTATTTGACCCGGAAGATGAAAAACTGCAGCCCTGGGATGCGACTTTATTGGGCGATCCGGCCTTTTTGCAGGGACAGGGCGTGCATCAGGCTGCGCAGCTGCCGAGCTGCGGGGGCAAAGATTTGCTGCAGGATCTGGAATTTTGCCTGGACGCATGCCGCAAGGCCGGCTTGGATTTTCTGCTGCTCGATAAAACCCGTCCCGATATCGGCTTATCGGTGGTGCAAGTGGCGGCGCCGGGATTGCGCCATTTCTGGCCGCGCTTTGACGCCGGGCGTTTATATGATGTGCCCTTGGCGATGGGCTGGCGCGAGCGCGCCTTGCGCGAAGAGGAATTGAATCCGGCGCCGTTGTTTTTGTAA
- a CDS encoding acyl-CoA dehydrogenase: protein MDFTYSTEQEQLREAFARWLEHEYDFAARRAIIHGAGVSDAAWQGLSELGLLALAVPEEAGGLGGNLFDLGLVMQEAGRALLIEPYWATISAAWLLQQAGGQQAVLQRIAQGEVKCALAWQERAARHDLQHIACRVDVSDEGFVLDGEKTVVIHGAQADYLIVSARSNGAPHDEDGVSLFLVPAHTPGLSRREYRTLDGMRAADILFEQVSLPPSALLGQAGGGWALLQGGADFARLLLCAEAFGAMRALFDATLEYVKTRQQFGAPIGKFQALQHRLADMYMQLEQAHSIYLLACAQAPQASGAARARLVSAAKARIGQAARFIGQQAVQLHGGIGVTDELQAAHWFKRLSMIEISLGDTDWHLARFAASSAQEA, encoded by the coding sequence ATGGACTTTACTTACTCCACGGAACAGGAACAACTGCGCGAAGCCTTTGCACGCTGGCTTGAGCATGAATATGACTTCGCCGCGCGCCGCGCCATCATCCACGGCGCCGGCGTCTCGGACGCCGCCTGGCAGGGCTTGAGTGAGCTTGGTTTGCTTGCCCTGGCTGTGCCGGAAGAGGCCGGCGGCCTGGGCGGCAATCTGTTTGATCTGGGGCTGGTGATGCAAGAAGCCGGGCGCGCCTTGCTGATTGAGCCGTATTGGGCCACCATCAGCGCGGCCTGGCTGTTGCAGCAAGCCGGCGGCCAGCAAGCCGTCTTGCAGCGCATCGCCCAGGGTGAGGTGAAATGCGCCCTGGCCTGGCAAGAGCGCGCCGCGCGCCATGATTTGCAGCACATCGCCTGCCGCGTCGATGTCAGCGACGAAGGCTTTGTGCTGGATGGCGAAAAAACCGTGGTGATTCACGGCGCGCAGGCGGATTACCTGATTGTCTCGGCGCGCAGCAATGGTGCGCCGCATGATGAAGATGGCGTCAGCCTGTTTCTCGTACCGGCCCACACCCCCGGTTTAAGCCGGCGCGAATACCGCACCCTGGACGGCATGCGCGCCGCCGATATCCTGTTTGAACAAGTCAGCCTGCCGCCCTCCGCCTTGTTGGGACAGGCTGGCGGCGGCTGGGCGCTGTTGCAAGGCGGGGCCGATTTCGCCCGCCTCTTGCTGTGCGCAGAAGCGTTTGGCGCGATGCGCGCGCTGTTTGATGCGACCTTGGAGTATGTCAAAACCCGCCAGCAATTCGGCGCCCCGATTGGCAAATTCCAAGCCCTGCAACACCGCCTGGCGGATATGTATATGCAGCTGGAGCAGGCGCACTCGATTTATTTGCTGGCCTGTGCGCAAGCGCCGCAAGCCAGCGGCGCGGCGCGCGCGCGCCTGGTTTCCGCCGCCAAAGCGCGCATCGGCCAGGCTGCGCGCTTTATCGGCCAGCAGGCGGTGCAATTGCATGGCGGGATCGGCGTGACAGACGAATTGCAAGCCGCGCACTGGTTCAAGCGCTTGAGCATGATTGAAATCAGCCTGGGCGACACCGATTGGCATCTGGCGCGCTTTGCCGCCAGCAGCGCGCAGGAGGCATGA
- a CDS encoding MaoC family dehydratase: MMTWYFEDFQPGQVIDAGWCGMEADELDAFARRYDPQSFHIDPAAAANSIYGGIIASGWHTCGLMMRQMVDTVLGDSASMGSPGIDQIRWLAPVRAGDRLHVTAHTLDVRASQSKPDRGIVHWEWQAHNQDGVLVATITSKGMIGRRPTQEKI, encoded by the coding sequence ATGATGACCTGGTATTTTGAAGATTTTCAGCCGGGACAGGTGATCGACGCCGGCTGGTGCGGGATGGAAGCGGATGAATTGGACGCCTTTGCGCGGCGCTATGATCCGCAAAGTTTTCACATCGATCCGGCAGCGGCGGCCAACTCGATTTACGGCGGCATCATCGCCAGCGGCTGGCATACCTGCGGCTTGATGATGCGGCAAATGGTGGATACGGTGTTAGGCGATTCCGCCAGCATGGGTTCGCCCGGCATAGACCAGATCCGCTGGTTGGCGCCGGTGCGCGCCGGCGACCGTTTGCATGTCACTGCGCACACCCTGGATGTACGCGCTTCACAATCCAAACCTGATCGCGGCATCGTGCATTGGGAATGGCAAGCTCACAATCAAGACGGCGTATTAGTCGCCACCATCACCAGCAAAGGCATGATAGGCCGTCGCCCGACACAGGAGAAGATATGA
- a CDS encoding acyl-CoA dehydrogenase family protein, whose translation MDLQYSPEHQAFRTEVRAFIARALPPELAHKVHLHLRLSKQDYLRWHTIVAAQGWVGASWPQEYGGTGWDPIRRHIWEEECAQAGAPIIMPFGVNMVGPVIMAFGSPAQKAHYLPRILSGEDWWCQGYSEPGAGSDLASLRTRAEKVSGQDGSQYWLVNGQKTWTTLAQHADMIFCLVRTDPQARKQEGISFLLIDMKSPGITLRPIHMLDEEHEVNEVFFDNVKVPLENLVGAENRGWTYAKYLLGHERTGIAVIGRYKHDLAALKRLAARQQNHGRALLQDPLFSAKLASLEIELMALEVTVLRTLCSQHQGPDAKASLLKVRGTELQQAIYELQMEAIGPYGLPFEPDYLEGRAEAPHTGFADAAALAGRYLNFRKASIYGGSNEIQRNIISQLILGL comes from the coding sequence ATGGATCTGCAATACAGCCCCGAACACCAGGCTTTCCGCACCGAAGTGCGCGCCTTCATCGCGCGCGCCTTACCCCCTGAACTGGCGCACAAAGTGCATTTGCACCTGCGCTTATCCAAACAAGATTATTTACGCTGGCATACCATCGTCGCCGCCCAAGGCTGGGTCGGCGCCTCATGGCCGCAGGAATACGGCGGCACAGGCTGGGATCCGATCCGCCGCCATATCTGGGAAGAAGAATGCGCACAGGCCGGCGCGCCCATCATCATGCCCTTCGGCGTGAATATGGTGGGGCCGGTGATTATGGCGTTTGGCTCGCCCGCGCAAAAAGCACACTATCTGCCGCGCATTCTGTCTGGCGAAGATTGGTGGTGCCAGGGCTATTCCGAACCGGGGGCTGGCTCCGATCTGGCTTCGTTGCGCACGCGCGCTGAAAAAGTGAGCGGGCAAGACGGCAGCCAATATTGGTTAGTCAACGGACAAAAAACCTGGACCACGCTGGCGCAACACGCCGATATGATTTTCTGCCTGGTGCGCACCGATCCGCAAGCCCGCAAGCAGGAGGGAATTTCCTTCTTGCTGATTGATATGAAAAGCCCCGGCATCACGCTGCGCCCGATTCATATGCTGGACGAAGAGCACGAAGTCAATGAAGTCTTCTTTGATAACGTCAAAGTGCCGCTGGAGAATCTGGTCGGCGCGGAAAATCGCGGCTGGACTTACGCCAAATATCTGCTCGGCCATGAGCGCACCGGCATCGCAGTGATCGGGCGCTATAAACACGATCTGGCCGCGCTCAAACGCTTAGCCGCGCGCCAGCAAAACCATGGCCGCGCGCTGCTGCAAGATCCGCTGTTTTCGGCCAAACTGGCCAGCCTGGAAATTGAATTGATGGCGCTCGAAGTGACCGTCTTGCGCACCCTGTGCAGCCAGCATCAGGGGCCGGACGCCAAAGCCTCGCTGCTCAAAGTGCGCGGCACCGAGCTGCAACAGGCGATTTACGAATTGCAAATGGAAGCCATCGGCCCGTATGGCTTGCCGTTTGAGCCGGATTATCTGGAGGGCAGGGCAGAGGCGCCGCACACCGGCTTTGCCGATGCCGCCGCACTGGCCGGGCGCTATCTGAATTTCCGCAAAGCCTCAATCTATGGCGGCTCGAATGAAATTCAGCGCAATATCATCAGTCAATTGATTCTCGGCCTGTAA
- a CDS encoding YceH family protein — protein sequence MSDQEEFSPFEVRVLAVLAEKEAITPDNYPLSINALTNGCNQLTSRDPVMELSESTVHDVLQGLKQRKLVSEVQQAGARVVKYEHRMRIKWSLEPDKLCVLTLLMLRGVQTAGELRSRSTRMHEFASLADVEKALQFLQDKYPPLVVKLPLAPGTKEVRYGHTLCGEAALQQEMLVAERSSPAQLRSSLEQEVAALRAEVAELRQQFADFKKQFE from the coding sequence ATGAGTGATCAAGAAGAATTCAGCCCTTTTGAAGTGCGCGTATTGGCGGTGCTGGCGGAAAAAGAAGCCATCACCCCCGATAATTACCCGCTTTCCATCAATGCCTTAACCAATGGCTGCAATCAGCTCACCAGCCGCGATCCGGTGATGGAATTATCCGAATCCACGGTGCACGATGTGCTGCAGGGCTTAAAGCAAAGAAAACTGGTCTCGGAAGTGCAGCAAGCCGGCGCGCGCGTGGTGAAATATGAACATCGCATGCGCATCAAATGGAGTTTGGAGCCGGACAAACTGTGTGTGCTCACGCTCTTGATGTTGCGCGGGGTGCAGACCGCCGGCGAATTGCGCAGCCGCAGCACGCGCATGCACGAATTCGCCAGCCTGGCGGATGTCGAAAAAGCGCTCCAGTTCTTGCAGGATAAATATCCGCCGCTGGTGGTGAAACTGCCGCTGGCGCCCGGAACCAAGGAAGTGCGCTACGGCCACACCCTGTGCGGCGAAGCCGCTTTGCAACAGGAAATGCTGGTGGCGGAGCGCAGCAGCCCGGCGCAACTGCGCTCCAGTTTGGAGCAGGAAGTCGCCGCCTTGCGCGCCGAAGTGGCGGAACTGCGCCAACAATTCGCTGATTTCAAAAAACAATTTGAATGA
- the rlmB gene encoding 23S rRNA (guanosine(2251)-2'-O)-methyltransferase RlmB — MKNKFIFGFHAVTSRLRHAASSIEEIYVEAQRQDRRMLDLLAQAKAAGVRVIMAEGVRLDQMVGTRRHQGVVANAEPLSLARNLDELLDMVQGPPLLMILDGITDPHNLGACLRVADGAGAHAVIVPKDRAVGLNATAIKVASGAADSVPYITVTNLARTMRDLKERDIWLIGAADDAPQDLYQADFAGPCAIVMGSEGEGMRRLTRETCDLLVSIPMAGAVESLNVSVASGVCLYEARRQRMARA; from the coding sequence ATGAAAAACAAATTTATTTTCGGCTTTCACGCCGTAACCTCGCGCCTGCGTCATGCTGCTTCCAGTATTGAGGAAATCTATGTCGAAGCGCAGCGCCAGGACCGCCGCATGCTGGATTTGCTGGCGCAAGCCAAAGCCGCCGGGGTGCGTGTGATTATGGCGGAGGGCGTGCGCCTGGATCAGATGGTGGGCACGCGCCGCCATCAGGGCGTGGTGGCGAATGCTGAACCGCTGTCATTGGCGCGCAATCTGGATGAGCTGCTGGACATGGTGCAAGGCCCGCCCTTGCTGATGATTTTGGATGGCATCACCGATCCGCACAACCTCGGCGCCTGCCTGCGCGTGGCCGATGGCGCCGGCGCGCATGCGGTGATTGTGCCGAAAGACCGCGCGGTCGGCCTGAATGCGACGGCGATCAAGGTCGCCAGCGGCGCGGCTGACAGCGTGCCTTACATCACCGTCACCAATCTGGCGCGCACCATGCGCGACTTGAAAGAGCGCGATATCTGGTTGATCGGCGCGGCTGACGATGCGCCGCAGGATTTATACCAGGCCGATTTTGCCGGCCCCTGCGCGATTGTGATGGGATCAGAAGGCGAGGGTATGCGCCGCCTGACCCGTGAAACCTGCGATTTGCTGGTATCGATTCCGATGGCCGGCGCGGTGGAAAGCCTGAATGTGTCGGTGGCCTCCGGCGTGTGCCTGTATGAAGCGCGCCGGCAACGCATGGCGCGTGCATGA
- a CDS encoding MaoC family dehydratase, which translates to MNARAPMPARVLKRADLPALIGQELACSDWFLIDQARIQAFADVTLDQQWIHTDPERAAASPFGGTIAHGFLSLSLVPHFMQELIAFEGVAYGLNYGLNRVRFPSPLRAGSHVRAHITLGGVEQIEGGAQLSWQVLIEARDLSKPVCVAEMLTRVMWQAADS; encoded by the coding sequence ATGAATGCCCGCGCCCCCATGCCGGCCCGCGTGTTGAAGCGCGCTGATTTACCCGCATTGATCGGGCAAGAGTTAGCCTGCTCGGATTGGTTTTTGATTGACCAGGCGCGCATCCAGGCATTCGCCGATGTCACCCTCGATCAGCAATGGATACATACCGACCCCGAGCGCGCCGCCGCCAGCCCGTTTGGCGGCACGATTGCGCATGGTTTTTTGAGTTTGTCCCTGGTTCCACATTTCATGCAGGAATTAATCGCCTTTGAAGGGGTGGCCTATGGTTTGAACTATGGTTTGAACCGGGTGCGTTTCCCCAGCCCCTTGCGCGCCGGCAGCCATGTGCGCGCGCACATCACATTAGGCGGGGTGGAGCAAATCGAAGGCGGCGCGCAATTAAGCTGGCAGGTCTTGATTGAAGCGCGCGATTTGAGCAAGCCGGTGTGCGTGGCGGAAATGCTGACGCGCGTGATGTGGCAGGCTGCTGACAGTTAA
- a CDS encoding CopD family protein produces MLWIKALHIVFVVSWFAGLFYLPRIFVNVAMEENATSRMRLYIMAHKLYRFMTILSVPAIGFGIWLWAGYGIGRGPGNGWLHAKLFIVALILGYHHACGSLLKKLMAGTCTRSHTWFRWFNEVPVVLLLLAVILVVVKPF; encoded by the coding sequence ATGCTCTGGATCAAAGCTTTACACATCGTTTTCGTGGTCTCGTGGTTTGCCGGCCTGTTTTATCTGCCGCGCATCTTTGTCAATGTGGCGATGGAAGAAAACGCGACGTCGCGCATGCGTTTGTACATCATGGCGCACAAGCTCTACCGTTTTATGACGATTTTGTCAGTGCCGGCGATTGGTTTCGGCATCTGGCTGTGGGCCGGCTATGGCATCGGGCGCGGCCCCGGCAATGGCTGGCTGCACGCCAAGCTGTTTATCGTGGCCCTGATTCTGGGCTATCACCATGCCTGCGGCAGCTTATTGAAAAAATTGATGGCTGGAACCTGCACCCGCAGCCATACCTGGTTCCGCTGGTTTAATGAAGTTCCGGTGGTATTGCTGTTGCTGGCGGTGATTTTGGTGGTGGTGAAGCCGTTTTAA